From a single Methanofollis sp. W23 genomic region:
- a CDS encoding universal stress protein: MRYCGIMSSWLFDRVVFATDFSQNAEEASAVVPLLPRLGQVVLVHVLKPGNEERPWFAGRSLHSLEETAERALSRRAEEYQEVGVNTRYRILRAPDGEIANAVLDAVRDEEATAVVVGAQGYGLIGTLLLGSVSTKVLEEAGVHVVIARGGSGRQDPVASPILCPVAFGRPSREAVALLPGLGAREVVLLHVLASDHGAEEEEAAERELARMKAHLETCGTEVQALLRTGRPSDEIARTARDAGSDLIVIPRLGRTDYIRNISIGSTALAVAKKAPCSVLVLSRPTDLHEEVRELAPEEFELVDEIWKEYRGQTADPATDRIFGLFVEGTLATVARCRRHPDGLEVDGVFTPMEMRGRGYARRVTDALVRACGGEDLYMHSTLELVGFYMNYGFVPIPESGLPPSIRMRFSFAIGDLEGANVKPMMRPAGGGPA, from the coding sequence ATGCGGTATTGTGGGATCATGAGTTCCTGGCTCTTTGATCGAGTGGTCTTTGCAACTGATTTTTCGCAGAATGCCGAGGAAGCGAGCGCAGTAGTCCCGCTCCTCCCGCGCCTCGGGCAGGTGGTCCTTGTCCATGTGCTCAAGCCCGGGAATGAGGAGCGGCCGTGGTTTGCGGGCCGGTCCCTGCATTCGCTTGAAGAGACGGCAGAGCGAGCGCTCTCCAGGCGTGCCGAAGAGTACCAGGAGGTCGGGGTGAATACGAGGTACCGCATTCTCCGTGCACCTGACGGCGAGATCGCCAACGCCGTTCTGGACGCGGTCAGGGACGAGGAGGCGACGGCGGTCGTCGTCGGAGCCCAGGGGTATGGGCTCATCGGCACCCTCCTCCTTGGGAGTGTCTCAACGAAGGTGCTGGAGGAGGCCGGGGTGCATGTGGTCATCGCGCGGGGCGGCAGCGGCCGGCAGGACCCTGTGGCCTCCCCGATCCTCTGTCCGGTGGCCTTTGGTCGGCCGTCACGCGAGGCGGTCGCCCTCCTCCCTGGCCTCGGGGCCAGAGAAGTGGTGCTGCTCCACGTGCTTGCAAGCGATCATGGTGCGGAAGAAGAAGAGGCGGCCGAAAGGGAACTCGCGAGGATGAAGGCTCACCTGGAGACCTGCGGGACCGAGGTGCAGGCCCTCCTCAGGACCGGCCGTCCCTCAGACGAGATCGCAAGGACCGCACGCGATGCGGGGTCAGATCTCATCGTCATCCCGCGGCTTGGCAGGACCGACTATATCAGGAACATCTCGATCGGGAGCACGGCCCTTGCGGTTGCAAAGAAGGCGCCGTGCTCGGTCCTTGTCCTTTCCCGCCCCACTGACCTCCACGAGGAGGTGCGCGAACTTGCACCCGAGGAGTTCGAGCTCGTCGATGAGATCTGGAAGGAGTACCGCGGCCAGACGGCCGACCCTGCGACCGACCGGATCTTCGGGCTCTTCGTGGAAGGGACGCTTGCAACGGTGGCCAGGTGCCGCCGCCATCCCGACGGCCTGGAGGTGGACGGAGTCTTCACCCCTATGGAGATGCGGGGGCGGGGATATGCCAGGCGGGTCACCGATGCTCTGGTCAGGGCTTGCGGCGGAGAAGACCTGTACATGCACTCGACCCTCGAACTGGTCGGGTTTTACATGAACTACGGGTTTGTCCCCATCCCTGAGTCCGGCCTCCCTCCCTCGATCAGGATGCGGTTCTCCTTTGCCATCGGCGACCTCGAAGGAGCAAATGTCAAACCGATGATGCGCCCGGCCGGTGGCGGTCCGGCGTGA
- a CDS encoding SagB/ThcOx family dehydrogenase, whose amino-acid sequence MQRVKSHTGHTFLEETKFAHLPPSDQALGRPQPPLERPHAGAAVTPLPSPDEADFRPVGLVEAIVQRRSLRTYATEPMPLATLSFLLWCSQGVTSVFGDAWTFRTVPSAGARHALETYLLVNRVEGLAPGLYHYAAFSHGLSMVDAPENVADAVKEALINQPMVTDAAVVFLWAADIYRMTWRYGERGYRYIFMDAGHACQNLYLGAEGVGCGVCAMAAFDDDALNRILGLDGEQGFVVYAAAAGVKG is encoded by the coding sequence ATGCAGAGAGTGAAGAGTCATACTGGACACACCTTTCTTGAAGAGACGAAGTTTGCCCATCTCCCTCCGTCCGACCAGGCGCTCGGCAGGCCGCAGCCGCCCCTTGAACGCCCGCACGCCGGGGCGGCGGTGACCCCGCTCCCGTCTCCTGACGAGGCCGACTTCAGGCCGGTCGGCCTGGTCGAGGCGATCGTCCAGAGACGGAGTCTCCGCACCTATGCCACAGAACCCATGCCCCTTGCTACCCTCTCGTTCCTCCTCTGGTGCTCGCAGGGGGTGACCTCGGTCTTCGGGGACGCCTGGACCTTCAGGACCGTGCCTTCTGCCGGGGCACGTCATGCCCTCGAGACCTACCTGCTCGTAAACCGGGTGGAAGGGCTTGCTCCGGGGCTGTACCATTATGCCGCCTTCTCCCATGGCCTTTCAATGGTCGACGCCCCGGAGAACGTCGCCGACGCCGTCAAGGAGGCACTCATCAACCAGCCTATGGTCACCGACGCCGCCGTCGTCTTTCTCTGGGCGGCCGACATCTACCGGATGACCTGGCGGTATGGGGAGCGGGGCTACCGCTACATCTTCATGGACGCCGGGCATGCCTGCCAGAACCTCTATCTCGGGGCCGAGGGTGTCGGGTGCGGTGTCTGCGCCATGGCCGCCTTCGACGACGACGCCCTCAACAGAATCCTTGGGCTCGACGGCGAGCAGGGATTTGTGGTCTATGCCGCGGCGGCGGGGGTGAAGGGGTGA